Proteins co-encoded in one Desulfitobacterium hafniense DCB-2 genomic window:
- a CDS encoding spore maturation protein, with translation MSFIAEISRWAIPLLLLFIPLIAFLRGVPVYESFVTGAEEGFKTAIKILPFLVGMLVSIRIFVDSGALEILAGLLQPIFTIFGLDSELTAIIPLAVMRPLSGSGALGVATQLINQYGPDSFIGRLASTLQGSTDTTFFVLTVYFGSVGIKKYRYALKLGLMADLIGLIASLWIVHRMFY, from the coding sequence ATGAGCTTTATTGCAGAAATCTCCCGTTGGGCCATTCCTTTGCTGCTTTTGTTTATCCCTTTAATTGCTTTTCTGCGCGGAGTACCTGTGTATGAATCTTTCGTCACAGGAGCGGAAGAGGGCTTTAAAACGGCCATCAAAATTCTGCCTTTTCTGGTGGGGATGCTGGTCTCCATCCGTATTTTTGTGGATTCAGGTGCCTTAGAGATTCTGGCCGGATTATTGCAGCCCATCTTTACGATCTTTGGCCTGGATTCCGAGCTCACGGCGATTATACCTCTGGCGGTCATGCGCCCCCTAAGTGGTTCAGGAGCTTTGGGAGTGGCGACTCAATTGATCAATCAGTATGGACCGGACTCCTTCATTGGCCGTTTAGCCTCCACACTGCAGGGGAGTACGGACACCACCTTTTTTGTCCTGACCGTCTATTTCGGTTCGGTAGGAATCAAAAAATACCGCTATGCTTTGAAGCTGGGCCTCATGGCGGATCTGATCGGACTGATCGCTTCTCTGTGGATTGTCCATAGGATGTTTTATTAA
- a CDS encoding nucleoside recognition domain-containing protein, producing MVNAIWLFMLVTGIIVAALNGRIDTVTESAMKAAELGVETAFGLIGVMSLWLGLMKLAEEAGFVRALARFFGPVIRRLFPTIREDSPALGAIILNLSANVLGLGNAATPFGLKAMQELQKENPNPDTASPAMITFLALNTSCITLIPATIIAVRLKAQSVHPTEIIGPTIFATGCAMTIAILVDYLIRRRSRP from the coding sequence ATGGTCAATGCCATCTGGTTGTTTATGCTGGTTACGGGCATTATCGTGGCTGCCCTGAATGGGAGGATAGACACGGTCACAGAATCAGCGATGAAAGCGGCAGAATTGGGTGTGGAGACAGCTTTTGGCCTGATTGGGGTCATGAGCCTTTGGCTGGGACTCATGAAGCTGGCAGAGGAAGCAGGCTTTGTAAGAGCCTTGGCCCGTTTTTTTGGACCGGTGATTCGCCGGCTTTTTCCGACCATTAGGGAAGACAGCCCAGCCCTGGGGGCGATCATTTTAAACCTGAGCGCCAATGTTCTGGGATTGGGGAATGCTGCCACACCTTTTGGGCTGAAGGCCATGCAGGAGCTGCAAAAGGAGAACCCTAACCCGGATACGGCCAGCCCGGCTATGATCACCTTTCTTGCTTTAAATACCTCCTGTATTACCTTGATTCCGGCCACCATCATAGCAGTGCGGCTGAAGGCCCAATCGGTTCATCCCACGGAGATTATCGGTCCGACAATTTTTGCTACAGGGTGTGCCATGACGATCGCCATCCTGGTGGATTATCTGATTCGGCGGAGGTCAAGACCATGA
- a CDS encoding 2-hydroxyacid dehydrogenase has translation MAHTVYISDDYDLQETMDNISARLSECGIRVIRGPKTIKGKKLVISPEEYEKYFADVEVALFSSRSVCPAELIRCARKLKGLVCPTIGTDSLDMKTANELGIIVGNGACPENYIGMAEANVLLTLMLMYNPNKSMEIVQKNLPKPVESQHWARLLWQKTVGVIGFGRIGRAYIERLQNFDLRILVYDPYVKVEAIPAYAQITDLDTLLRESDLVNVFLPVNEETRDLVNDQFLSKMKPTAYFINTSRGQIVDEDALCRALREKRIAGAALDTFKVEPLPLDSPLREFGNLILTPHLIGHTLENQLAFADIGVENITRILKGELPLYCVNPQTEQRWRERLATLA, from the coding sequence ATGGCCCATACCGTTTATATCTCGGATGATTATGATCTGCAGGAGACCATGGATAATATCAGTGCCAGGCTGAGTGAATGCGGTATCCGTGTAATCCGCGGACCCAAGACCATTAAGGGGAAAAAGCTGGTCATTTCTCCGGAGGAATATGAAAAGTACTTCGCAGATGTGGAGGTAGCTTTGTTCAGTTCCCGTTCTGTCTGTCCGGCAGAACTGATCCGTTGCGCACGAAAACTGAAGGGTCTGGTCTGCCCGACCATCGGCACAGATAGTCTGGACATGAAGACAGCCAATGAACTGGGCATTATTGTCGGCAATGGGGCGTGTCCGGAAAATTATATCGGAATGGCTGAGGCCAATGTTCTGCTGACCCTGATGCTGATGTATAACCCGAACAAATCCATGGAAATTGTGCAGAAGAACCTGCCCAAGCCGGTGGAATCCCAGCACTGGGCCCGTTTGCTTTGGCAAAAGACGGTGGGTGTGATCGGCTTTGGCCGTATTGGCAGGGCCTATATTGAGCGGCTGCAGAATTTTGATCTCCGTATTTTGGTATATGACCCCTATGTTAAGGTGGAAGCAATCCCAGCCTATGCTCAGATAACCGACCTGGACACCCTGCTGAGGGAAAGCGATCTGGTTAATGTGTTTCTGCCGGTCAACGAGGAGACACGGGACCTGGTCAATGATCAATTCCTGAGCAAGATGAAACCAACCGCCTACTTTATCAATACCTCCAGAGGCCAGATTGTTGATGAAGATGCCCTTTGCCGGGCTTTACGGGAAAAGCGGATTGCCGGGGCGGCTTTGGATACCTTTAAGGTAGAGCCCCTGCCTCTGGACAGTCCGCTCCGGGAATTCGGCAATCTGATTCTGACCCCCCATTTAATCGGTCACACCCTGGAAAATCAACTGGCCTTTGCCGATATAGGGGTAGAAAATATCACCAGGATTCTCAAAGGTGAGCTGCCGCTGTACTGCGTCAATCCTCAGACGGAACAGCGGTGGCGCGAGCGCTTGGCCACGCTGGCCTGA
- a CDS encoding SLC13 family permease translates to MVTSIPSISLLLGAFFVAAIVIAFVKKVNIGVLGLAFAVLLGLLTDLKWKDLPGAFPTTVVLTIFSVTLFFGFFAENGTIQYLANKFLWKFRNTPKLIPFAFYLLGILLAALGGCDMVVFTAAVAFPVGKSIGMKGQHVGVCAMLGSMAGSFLPWSLHGSTAKAIIETMNDGKWAHVANTISWGTFFSAFAIYLVIILIYYFVFKGHKLSGQAEMEEPAAATPIQKKSLVIILGAFFLIVVVPVLTKMIGGSFLTTINRFSSVAPVCIVGAVVNMLMNIGDDKAVLKKRIPWNTLAMLWGMGILLGLGATLGVNKYLGELAEHIPTGMVLVSFLLIAGGLSLFSSSLSVVYPLLLPIAGVVAPNLGLNPVAIMAAIIIGSATTAMSPLSTAGGLLLSSCPDEVYDNSMMFNNMFIMAVITMALLAVAGAVGMIGLWGTLHL, encoded by the coding sequence ATGGTCACTTCTATTCCTTCCATATCATTACTTTTGGGTGCTTTTTTCGTGGCTGCTATTGTTATTGCCTTCGTAAAAAAGGTCAATATTGGTGTTCTCGGCCTGGCTTTTGCTGTCTTGTTGGGATTGTTGACAGACCTGAAGTGGAAGGATCTTCCGGGTGCATTCCCAACCACTGTGGTCCTGACGATTTTCTCCGTTACTCTGTTCTTTGGATTCTTTGCTGAAAACGGTACGATTCAGTACCTGGCAAATAAGTTTCTATGGAAATTCCGCAATACTCCGAAGCTGATTCCCTTTGCCTTCTATCTTCTGGGTATCCTGCTGGCTGCCCTGGGCGGCTGCGATATGGTGGTATTCACTGCGGCGGTTGCATTTCCCGTTGGGAAGTCCATCGGCATGAAGGGTCAGCATGTCGGTGTCTGCGCTATGTTGGGTTCCATGGCCGGTTCCTTTCTGCCCTGGTCTCTCCATGGCTCTACGGCCAAGGCGATTATTGAGACCATGAACGATGGTAAGTGGGCGCATGTAGCCAACACCATCAGCTGGGGAACCTTCTTCTCAGCCTTTGCAATATATTTGGTCATTATCCTAATTTACTATTTTGTCTTTAAGGGCCACAAGCTGAGCGGCCAAGCGGAAATGGAAGAACCCGCAGCGGCCACTCCGATACAAAAGAAGAGCCTTGTGATCATCCTGGGTGCATTCTTCCTGATTGTTGTTGTGCCTGTTCTGACGAAAATGATTGGCGGTTCATTCCTGACCACAATCAACCGTTTCAGCAGCGTCGCTCCTGTTTGTATCGTTGGCGCAGTCGTCAATATGCTGATGAATATCGGGGATGACAAAGCTGTTTTGAAGAAAAGAATTCCCTGGAATACACTGGCTATGCTGTGGGGCATGGGCATCCTGCTTGGTTTGGGCGCTACGCTGGGTGTGAATAAGTACTTGGGCGAACTGGCTGAGCATATTCCGACCGGCATGGTTCTGGTTTCCTTCCTCCTGATTGCAGGCGGCCTGAGCCTGTTCTCCAGCTCCTTGAGCGTTGTTTACCCCTTGCTTCTGCCCATCGCCGGCGTCGTTGCTCCTAACCTTGGCCTTAATCCGGTGGCAATTATGGCTGCCATTATCATTGGCTCCGCAACGACGGCCATGAGCCCTCTGTCTACCGCAGGCGGCCTGCTGTTGTCCAGCTGCCCGGATGAGGTTTATGACAACAGTATGATGTTTAACAATATGTTTATCATGGCGGTTATCACCATGGCCTTGTTGGCTGTTGCAGGTGCCGTTGGCATGATTGGCCTGTGGGGTACCCTGCATCTGTAA
- a CDS encoding M24 family metallopeptidase: protein MQLNRYAKIVSPTSHKEFDRRHGAVQAKMKEKGIEGILLYGSYIRQCGAIRYFVDFPTGGTNGLYAIMPDEGGLALFGHGHVNSTTIPKELAYRVDVNFGYPYAGIAGFTLPHIFDEVVKYVKKRNMKRIGLYRTGMLPYDFVRTIADNIPGVELVQVDDMLDEIMAVKSEEELEICRYVCKVHDQIYAALPVLVRPGKREKDLTNEIQKIATDLDCEGLNIMIGAGNPMAHHQHYFFQNKVIQENDYIDLLVEVSVAGGYYGELSRMWSLSEPDEEMIELNKHSMEVQDILAAAARPGVPAAKLMEILHDYQKEHGYKLEDRFFGHSQGLDLTQRPLYAYDENMLLQENMFISIHPAMENSHMWAFNTDNYIITKEGAVRVNQTPRGIFRV from the coding sequence ATGCAGCTCAACCGTTACGCAAAAATTGTTTCTCCAACCAGCCACAAGGAATTTGACCGCCGCCATGGGGCGGTCCAGGCAAAGATGAAGGAAAAAGGAATCGAAGGGATTCTGCTTTATGGCAGCTATATCCGCCAGTGTGGTGCCATCCGCTATTTCGTTGACTTTCCCACCGGCGGCACCAATGGCTTGTATGCTATTATGCCGGATGAAGGCGGTCTTGCCCTCTTTGGCCATGGCCATGTTAACAGTACGACGATTCCCAAGGAATTAGCCTACAGAGTGGATGTTAACTTTGGCTACCCCTATGCGGGTATCGCCGGTTTTACCCTGCCTCATATTTTCGACGAAGTTGTCAAGTATGTAAAGAAGCGCAATATGAAGCGCATCGGCCTTTATCGTACGGGGATGCTTCCTTATGATTTTGTCAGGACGATTGCGGATAACATTCCCGGTGTTGAATTGGTACAGGTGGATGACATGCTGGATGAAATTATGGCTGTTAAGTCGGAAGAAGAACTGGAAATCTGCCGCTATGTCTGCAAGGTCCACGATCAGATTTATGCTGCGCTGCCTGTTTTGGTGCGCCCCGGCAAGAGAGAAAAAGATCTGACCAACGAAATCCAGAAGATTGCCACGGATCTGGATTGCGAAGGTCTGAATATTATGATCGGCGCCGGAAATCCCATGGCCCATCATCAGCATTACTTCTTTCAGAATAAAGTCATTCAGGAGAACGACTATATTGATCTGCTGGTTGAAGTCAGCGTTGCCGGCGGCTACTATGGTGAGCTGTCCAGGATGTGGTCCTTAAGTGAGCCGGATGAAGAAATGATCGAACTGAACAAACACTCCATGGAAGTTCAGGACATTCTGGCTGCAGCAGCCCGGCCGGGGGTTCCCGCTGCCAAGCTGATGGAGATCTTGCATGATTATCAGAAAGAACACGGCTATAAGCTGGAAGACAGATTTTTCGGTCATAGCCAGGGTCTCGACTTAACCCAGCGCCCCCTCTACGCTTATGATGAAAATATGCTGCTCCAGGAGAATATGTTCATTTCCATTCACCCAGCCATGGAAAACAGCCATATGTGGGCTTTCAATACGGATAATTACATCATCACCAAAGAGGGAGCTGTCCGTGTGAATCAGACACCGAGAGGCATTTTTCGAGTCTAA
- a CDS encoding class II aldolase/adducin family protein → MIDHHSVGEEFNLYPKTEKEAMEQCIIVNRILANEGILDVLGHISVRNPVKGDTFFQACRSFPGDVTRDDILEIDLEGNIVSEKKKSLYREVGSHAVIFAARPEVNAICHSHCDDWLPYVCTDTPMRPIIHEACMFVEGIHTMKREQDWESCMLQKEEYSNLLEALGNRRAVFIKNHGAILVDDSPIHLVAACIFLRKNAIAFYKSSLIGEPVYIDAEAALRSAKEILLEGVAERIWKYCLQRVRRNMPDLYW, encoded by the coding sequence ATGATAGATCATCATTCTGTAGGAGAAGAATTCAATCTTTATCCAAAGACGGAAAAAGAAGCGATGGAGCAATGTATCATTGTCAATCGGATTCTGGCCAATGAGGGAATTCTGGATGTATTGGGACATATCAGTGTGCGCAATCCGGTTAAGGGAGATACCTTTTTTCAGGCCTGCCGCAGTTTTCCGGGAGATGTGACCAGAGATGATATTCTGGAAATTGATTTGGAAGGGAATATCGTTTCTGAAAAAAAGAAGTCATTGTACAGAGAAGTGGGCAGTCATGCGGTGATTTTTGCAGCCAGACCGGAGGTCAATGCCATTTGCCACAGTCACTGTGACGACTGGCTGCCTTATGTCTGCACGGATACGCCCATGCGCCCAATCATTCATGAGGCATGTATGTTTGTTGAGGGAATTCATACTATGAAACGGGAACAAGATTGGGAAAGCTGTATGCTGCAAAAGGAAGAGTATTCTAATCTGCTGGAAGCGCTGGGAAACCGGCGGGCAGTATTCATCAAAAATCACGGCGCAATTTTGGTTGATGATTCTCCGATCCATCTGGTGGCGGCTTGCATATTCCTCCGGAAAAACGCCATAGCATTTTACAAGTCGAGCTTGATCGGAGAACCGGTCTATATTGATGCTGAGGCGGCCTTAAGATCCGCTAAAGAAATTTTATTGGAAGGTGTCGCAGAGCGGATTTGGAAGTATTGCTTACAAAGAGTCAGACGCAATATGCCGGACTTATATTGGTGA
- a CDS encoding LuxR C-terminal-related transcriptional regulator encodes MIDARIIVVDEKRLFREGLCRMLYQLSWVSSVVGYNTVEEGIKAIHQYEANLYIMNPFVGGEAQYAFVKEIRAHKPGIKIVLLTDFDDADSILDATQQHINGYFSKSMAFDKFEVYLHEVMEGKYRLSEALGSLLFERLVKKNSADDLTAREKIIYQMMRKGYTNKEIAKQLSISTNTARNHVSSIMHKLNISSRYRIPESQED; translated from the coding sequence GTGATAGACGCACGAATCATCGTGGTGGACGAGAAACGGTTGTTCCGTGAAGGACTTTGCAGAATGTTGTATCAGCTTTCTTGGGTATCCTCTGTTGTTGGCTATAATACAGTCGAAGAAGGCATAAAGGCAATCCATCAATATGAAGCAAATTTGTATATAATGAACCCGTTTGTGGGAGGAGAGGCCCAATATGCTTTTGTCAAAGAAATCCGAGCCCATAAGCCAGGAATTAAAATTGTATTGCTGACGGATTTCGACGATGCGGACAGCATATTGGATGCTACTCAACAACATATCAACGGGTATTTTTCCAAGTCAATGGCATTTGACAAATTCGAAGTGTATCTGCACGAAGTGATGGAAGGAAAGTATAGGCTAAGCGAAGCACTGGGTTCTCTGTTGTTTGAAAGGCTCGTGAAAAAGAACAGTGCAGATGATTTAACAGCTCGTGAAAAAATTATCTATCAGATGATGCGCAAAGGATATACCAACAAAGAAATTGCCAAGCAGCTTTCCATCTCAACCAATACGGCGAGGAACCATGTCAGCAGTATTATGCACAAGCTCAATATTTCCAGCCGCTATCGAATCCCGGAGAGTCAGGAGGATTAA
- the ytfJ gene encoding GerW family sporulation protein, with amino-acid sequence MGNHPIEALMKSAMESIQAMVDVNTIVGDPVESSDGSVIIPVSRVCCGFAAGGSEFAPPEGDRDEGDKKDQAAAFPFGGGSGAGVSVQPVGFLVVGHGQIRLLPIDHNVVIDRLFDEIPNLMDKISNMVKKDKPSDQVTKEDIIIVGEH; translated from the coding sequence ATGGGGAATCATCCCATTGAAGCTTTAATGAAAAGTGCTATGGAAAGTATTCAAGCCATGGTTGATGTGAATACGATTGTCGGCGACCCGGTAGAGTCCTCGGACGGTTCGGTAATTATCCCTGTTTCCCGGGTGTGCTGCGGATTTGCCGCAGGTGGGAGTGAGTTTGCACCTCCTGAAGGGGACCGGGACGAAGGAGATAAAAAAGATCAAGCGGCCGCTTTCCCCTTTGGCGGCGGCAGCGGTGCTGGGGTGTCGGTGCAGCCGGTAGGATTCCTGGTGGTGGGACACGGTCAGATACGCCTGTTGCCCATTGATCACAATGTGGTGATCGATCGTCTGTTTGATGAGATTCCAAATTTAATGGATAAGATATCTAATATGGTGAAGAAGGATAAACCCAGCGATCAGGTAACCAAGGAAGATATCATTATCGTGGGAGAACACTAA
- a CDS encoding DUF2953 domain-containing protein, with protein MAFGGIMVQILALLVAMFIWLMMILWIKASLDFRYSRIEENDDLEIHLSALGGFWKFRLSIPTIKLEWEEGPKIAAEQEAQAPTGETRKAVQQLKMRYFKKSFFYELFPNIPSLLIAFTRLKKKFYRGIHCTEYDWKIEYGHENPAVTALVSGSFWAMLGYSMGRMYNQVTMDVQEPRIMVVPQFKKPGFRCDIQSSFNLRIGHILLVGAELARLIWRRIRK; from the coding sequence ATGGCGTTCGGGGGGATAATGGTGCAGATTCTCGCTCTTCTGGTGGCGATGTTCATTTGGTTAATGATGATCCTGTGGATCAAAGCATCCTTGGATTTTCGTTATTCCCGCATTGAGGAAAATGACGATCTGGAAATTCATCTTTCCGCTCTGGGCGGTTTCTGGAAGTTTCGGCTCAGTATTCCGACGATTAAGCTGGAATGGGAAGAAGGCCCTAAAATTGCGGCGGAACAGGAAGCACAGGCCCCTACGGGTGAAACCAGGAAGGCTGTCCAGCAATTGAAAATGCGTTACTTCAAGAAGAGTTTTTTCTATGAGCTCTTTCCCAATATTCCTTCCTTGCTGATCGCCTTTACCCGTCTTAAAAAGAAATTTTATCGGGGAATCCATTGCACAGAGTATGATTGGAAGATCGAATATGGCCATGAAAATCCTGCGGTGACGGCTTTGGTATCAGGGAGTTTCTGGGCAATGCTTGGCTATTCTATGGGAAGAATGTATAACCAGGTGACCATGGATGTTCAGGAACCGCGGATTATGGTGGTGCCTCAGTTTAAGAAGCCGGGTTTTCGCTGCGATATTCAAAGCAGCTTCAATTTGCGAATTGGCCATATCCTGTTGGTGGGAGCTGAACTGGCCAGGCTGATCTGGCGCAGAATCAGAAAATAG
- the scpB gene encoding SMC-Scp complex subunit ScpB: protein MLFREREIAGVEALLFVADKPLTKERLAEILQLSSEDIAEILYDLKQRYAAPASGVTLIEVNEGYKLGTKPEMSAYIETLYHQPAQGLSGAALEVLAIIAYKQPVTRGEVDFIRGVQSDRSLGTLVEKGLVKDVGRKEGPGRPILYGTTEQFLIHFGLKSLEELPDLNFESMQEAALAEELSMGAGEFGQDNEDCE from the coding sequence ATGCTGTTTCGGGAAAGAGAAATTGCGGGAGTCGAAGCGCTGTTATTTGTTGCCGATAAACCTCTGACCAAGGAGCGTTTAGCAGAGATCCTTCAGTTAAGCAGTGAGGATATTGCTGAAATACTGTATGACCTTAAACAGCGCTACGCTGCACCTGCCAGCGGGGTTACCCTGATTGAAGTCAATGAAGGCTATAAGCTGGGAACCAAACCGGAGATGTCCGCTTATATAGAAACCCTTTACCATCAACCCGCCCAGGGACTGTCGGGAGCGGCTTTAGAGGTGTTGGCCATCATTGCCTATAAGCAACCCGTCACCCGGGGAGAAGTGGATTTTATCCGTGGGGTGCAATCCGATCGCTCCTTAGGGACGTTGGTGGAGAAAGGTCTTGTCAAAGATGTAGGACGCAAGGAAGGGCCGGGCCGGCCTATTCTTTACGGCACTACGGAACAGTTTCTGATTCATTTTGGGCTTAAATCCCTGGAGGAGCTGCCGGATCTGAATTTTGAGAGCATGCAGGAAGCGGCCCTGGCTGAAGAACTGTCCATGGGGGCCGGGGAGTTTGGGCAAGATAATGAGGATTGTGAGTAA